One Setaria italica strain Yugu1 chromosome I, Setaria_italica_v2.0, whole genome shotgun sequence DNA window includes the following coding sequences:
- the LOC101766824 gene encoding uncharacterized protein LOC101766824: MEDAYGRTSAAVASCWGRFGPAVLWRRLRRMSWPRRRYRTHVLGAGGLNYDPLSYAQNFDDGRVCEREPDFLARYAAARRAGSQGTVTSSVNS; encoded by the coding sequence ATGGAGGACGCGTACGGGCGCACGAGCGCGGCCGTGGCGTCCTGCTGGGGCCGGTTCGGCCCGGCGGTGCTGTGGCGGAGGCTCAGGCGGATGAGCTGGCCGCGCCGGCGCTACCGGACGCAtgtcctcggcgccggcgggctcAACTACGACCCGCTCAGCTACGCCCAGAACTTCGACGACGGGAGAGTCTGCGAGCGCGAGCCCGACTTCCTGGCCAGGTacgcggccgcgcggcgcgccggctCGCAGGGGACTGTGACATCGTCGGTGAATTCTTGA
- the LOC101766138 gene encoding probable S-adenosylmethionine carrier 2, chloroplastic, translated as MSSTRRASKAAKSTINYHRLSLDEHQLFEPDALITKDRDANHQPRQSPQLRRTYTDRRLTTPQFVSALTGIWNLVGQSESSGTTQRSESHGVSSRDDPMCFSRDQQGHILTPCCVESSSDLRSRNCLSTPKSIYEDLSSVKKMLMLAPFSSILGASSTWSDMHSISKIGGAHYLQYRNIYSMQTEKKEKSGTSQSSKRSICEETCAASTNMDIGDDNYSSQTRSTPAELCTSSNEEAKTAHDCESSLRDTESNLEIFHDDPNRSASSVHQIEIAKEGRIMLGNQISSKACIDAHLDTLTRMSRLVADDVVLDPANADQYAYGDDMSLQHSVDKWSHEHQPTFEHRCDGAVTINRHAVAGALAGTAVSVSLHPVDTVKTIIQANSSGQSSFYHTLRRTLVERGVLGLYGGLTSKLACSAPISAIYTLTYEIVKGALLPVLPEEHHSIAHCAAGGCSSIATSFLFTPSECIKQQMQVGSQYQNCWNALVGCLKRGGIASLYAGWGAVLCRNIPHSIVKFYAYESLKQSILKSAPENVKLSSGETLICGGFAGSTAALFTTPFDVVKTRVQLQALSPVSKYDGVLHALKEIFLQEGLRGLYRGLTPRLAIYISQGAIFFTSYEFLKTIMFPEQEVHASSF; from the exons ATGAGTTCGACCCGTCGAGCTTCAAAAGCTGCAAAATCAACAATCAATTACCACCGGCTTTCATTAGATGAGCACCAATTATTTGAGCCAGATGCTTTAATTACTAAGGATCGAGATGCCAATCATCAGCCAAGGCAAAGTCCTCAATTGCGCAGAACATATACTGATAGAAGATTGACCACTCCCCAGTTTGTATCAGCATTAACAGGGATCTGGAATCTTGTTGGCCAGTCTGAATCATCTGGTACAACTCAAAGATCTGAGAGCCATGGGGTTTCAAGTAGGGATGACCCTATGTGTTTTAGCAGGGATCAACAAGGACACATATTGACACCTTGCTGTGTGGAAAGCTCAAGTGATCTGAGATCTCGAAACTGTTTGTCTACACCAAAATCTATTTATGAAGATCTTAGTTCAGTAAAGAAGATGTTAATGCTGGCACCATTCAGTAGCATTTTGGGTGCTTCATCCACATGGAGCGATATGCATTCCATCAGTAAGATTGGGGGTGCACATTATTTGCAATATAGAAATATATACTCCATGCAAactgaaaagaaggaaaaatctGGGACTTCTCAAAGTAGCAAAAGAAGCATATGTGAGGAAACTTGTGCTGCTTCAACCAATATGGACATTGGGGATGATAACTATTCCAGTCAAACAAGAAGCACACCAGCTGAACTATGTACTAGCTCAAATGAAGAAGCTAAAACTGCACATGATTGTGAAAGTTCTCTGCGTGATACTGAATCCAATCTAGAGATTTTTCATGATGATCCTAATCGTTCAGCTTCCTCAGTTCATCAAATAGAAATTGCCAAAGAGGGAAGGATAATGctaggaaatcagatttccagTAAGGCATGCATTGATGCTCATCTTGACACATTGACACGCATGTCTCGTCTGGTTGCTGATGATGTTGTTCTTGATCCAGCAAATGCAGATCAATATGCTTATGGAGATGACATGTCTCTGCAGCATTCTGTCGATAAGTGGTCACATGAGCATCAACCAACTTTTGAGCATCGATGTGATGGTGCTGTTACCATAAACAGGCATGCTGTGGCAGGAGCCTTAGCTGGGACTGCAGTCAGTGTTTCTTTGCATCCAGTTGATACAGTGAAGACCATAATTCAGGCTAACAGTTCTGGACAAAGTTCATTCTACCATACACTTAGGCGCACTCTTGTTGAGAGAG GTGTTCTGGGACTGTATGGAGGACTTACTAGCAAACTTGCTTGTTCTGCACCCATTTCTGCAATTTATACCTTAACTTATGAAATTGTCAAGGGGGCTCTTCTACCTGTTTTGCCAGAG GAACATCATTCAATCGCGCATTGTGCTGCTGGTGGTTGTTCTAGTATTGCAACATCCTTTCTTTTTACACCTAGCGAATGCATAAAACAACAAATGCAAGTGGGTTCTCAATATCAGAATTGCTG GAATGCTTTAGTAGGATGCCTTAAAAGGGGTGGGATTGCTTCATTATATGCTGGATGGGGTGCTGTTCTTTGCAGAAATATCCCACATTCCATAGTAAAG TTTTATGCCTATGAGAGTCTCAAGCAGTCTATTTTGAAATCAGCACCTGAAAATGTCAAGCTCAGTTCTGGCGAAACA CTTATATGCGGAGGTTTTGCTGGGTCAACCGCTGCTCTGTTTACAACTCCATTTGATGTTGTCAAGACACGAGTGCAATTACAG GCACTCAGCCCTGTTAGCAAGTATGACGGGGTTCTTCATGCACTGAAAGAAATTTTTCTTCAAGAAGGCTTGCGTGGTCTTTACAG GGGTTTGACTCCAAGGCTGGCTATTTATATATCTCAAGGCGCTATATTCTTTACGTCCTATGAGTTTCTGAAAACAAttatgtttcctgaacaagaggTTCATGCAAGTAGCTTTTGA